One region of Anthonomus grandis grandis chromosome 22, icAntGran1.3, whole genome shotgun sequence genomic DNA includes:
- the LOC126748361 gene encoding 40S ribosomal protein S21 yields the protein MENEAGDCVDLYCPRKCSASNRIIHAKDHASIQISIAEVDPATGRMADTSKSYALCGAIRRMGESDDCIVRLTKKDGIIAKNF from the exons ATGGAAAACGAAGCCGGAGACTGTGTTGACCTGTACTGCCCCAGGAAATG CTCTGCTTCAAACAGAATCATCCATGCTAAAGACCATGCTTCGATTCAAATAAGCATTGCTGAAGTTGATCCAGCCACTGGTAGAATGGCTGACACCTCCAAGAGCTATGCCTTGTGTGGAGCTATCCGCAGAATGGGCGAGTCAGACGACTGTATTGTGAGGTTAACCAAGAAGGATGGTATCATTGCCAA GAACTTCTAA
- the LOC126748360 gene encoding ubiquitin-conjugating enzyme E2-17 kDa, translating to MALKRINKELQDLGRDPPAQCSAGPVGDDLFHWQATIMGPPDSPYQGGVFFLTIHFPTDYPFKPPKVAFTTRIYHPNINSNGSICLDILRSQWSPALTISKVLLSICSLLCDPNPDDPLVPEIARIYKTDREKYNELAREWTRKYAM from the exons ATGGCTTTAAAACGAATTAATAAG gaATTACAAGATCTGGGAAGAGATCCTCCAGCACAATGTTCAGCAGGACCTGTTGGAGATGATC tattCCACTGGCAAGCCACAATTATGGGACCA cCCGACAGTCCATACCAAGGTGGTGTGTTTTTCCTAACAATTCACTTTCCCACAGACTATCCATTCAAACCTCCCAAAGTTGCATTCACCACACGAATCTACCATCCAAATATAAATAGTAATGGTAGTATTTGCCTTGATATTTTAAGGTCTCAGTGGTCTCCAGCACTAACGATTTCCAAAG TACTTTTGTCAATCTGCTCACTGCTGTGCGATCCAAACCCGGACGACCCACTAGTCCCAGAAATCGCTAGGATATATAAAACAGACCGCGAAAAGTACAATGAATTAGCGCGCGAGTGGACTCGCAAGTACGCCATGTGA